In the Parus major isolate Abel chromosome 7, Parus_major1.1, whole genome shotgun sequence genome, TGGATTGTAACTGCAGTTTTAGTCAGTGAAAGCCATATTTGGGGTGttaaggaaaacacagaacattttgTGTTGCAGATATTAAAGGCTATGTGGGATGCATTACCCCATGGAATGCAGGGTTAAGTTTTTGTGTTCACAGTCACCCTTGTTCTAACATTTGGCTTGAAAGGGAGAAAGTGCTCAAGCTATAAGGGTAGAAAACCACATGATAGGCTAGATACTCACTTGTGCCCTTTTCTTTGTTCTGGAGAGCTTTGGTGGGTTTGGTCTGGGGTGTTTTAAAGTTGCTGTAATGTGTGCCTGATGTCtgttgatgtttttttccttttttctcctcttccctaTATTTCAATTATGATGAATGTAAACTGAGAAACAAATCATATTGTTTGCAGAGCTAAAAGCAGAAGCCAGTATCATGGACCAGCTAAGTAGCTCTGATAGCTCATCTGACTCAAAAAGTTCTTCGTCCTCTTCATCAAGTAGTGAAAATAGTTCTAGTGATTCTGAAGATGAGGAAATGAAGCCCTCTCTTCCTATGTCCATGCCATATTTGCAGCCTCAGCCTACTGTGTCTGCCATACCACAACAGGCTGTTCCTGACAAAGATGCCAGTCATAACAGATCCCAAGAGAGCAGTGGTCATATGATGAATACACTACGTAAGTACAAAGACTGTTCTTTTCTTAGTGCACAATTCCAGACATCAAGATTCTGAAAGGAAACCATATTGTTTTTAAGTATGTCTCTGTTATAATTAAAACTGTGGGAAGTGATGCTAGGGTTTGATTGTTCAGCAGCAGGCTGAATTGGACACTGGGCTAGAAGGTATGTGGTTCACAGAGATATTAAATTGAAGCTGAAGcagttgaaaatatttcctaagCTGTTCTGCCTTCCTCCCAGTTCTATACATTGGGACTGGAGAACAGTAATTTTGTATTGAAAATACTTGAACTAACAAGGCACTCCCTAAACATATGCTTATAATTTCTTGGATAAAACTATGGGAAGGATACTATGGTTGCAATACTCTGAGTTACAGAAAAGATTGTGTATTCTTAGCTGTGTCAGTTACAATTACTCATGGCAGTGTTCCACTGGCCAACATGGCAAAACTGTCCTTTGCATATAAAGGAAGGAGGTGATTTGCTTTCAGGTGGTATTATCTTATTCCACACATTAGGCAACTAAAACTGTAATTTGAAGAGTAGCTGTGATGTTCAAGAGGGTTGCTGCACAACCTGGAATTGAATGCTCAATGTattcaagaaaaggaaagtttAGAAGActctcacattaaaaaaaaaaaaaaatcccactagGCAGAGAAACTTAAATTCACTACCTAAATAACAGGAGTATTCAGACATAGAAGTGAGTATTCACCTATGATAACTCTTCCAGAATGATTCAatttttaattcactgcttAGCTGCCATATTGGTTTGAAGAGATTTCCATCAATCCTGCTTTGTGGCTTAAGATCATTATGGTTTATCATTTATATGTAAACTTGTTATACTGAAATTTTAGACTCGGGCAGATCTACTTTTATTTCAGCTCTTAGTGGATAACATGAATGacagttctttttattttctcttttttcttttttttttttttttttagctagtatttaaatacttaaataacCTGATTGATATTTAATTATGTACTGCATTAACAGATAAGATCAGACTGAAAGGTCCTGTGACTTCACAAGCAGAGAACTaaatgctgctttcattttacTGTCACTGCAAAGAACAAAGTCTTCATGTTTACAATTTGTATAACTTTAGAGTGCCACTTATTTCAACCCTTACTGACAAATGTGATTTCCTGTTCTCCACACTTTAAATAAAGTTGTTATGAAAATGTGATTAAGCTTTATCCCCAGTGACAGAATCTCAGGTGGCAATGCTTCCAGTGGGAAATACAAGTACAGGTGGTGAAGTCCACCAGTTCcagcaaagggagaaaatgCTGCTTAAACCATGACAACATCAAGACTGTTTCAGGGGGAGTCGGTGGCTTGATGTTGCTTGAGAACTATGTTGACAGGTAGAACCTCTGCCTGTAACCTTAGGCCTCTGAGTTTGTCCAGCTCTTGAGATTATTGCCATTTACTTCTATTATGGTTACAGATATGTTACAGTTTAAAACAATTCCATCTCTAACTTTCAGTGCAGTTAAGACTTACAGGACACTTCCACTAGTTAAAGATCAAACCAGCTACTTCCGAGGAGATTGCTTTTCTCTAGCTCTGTTGCTGAGTGAATTTGGCAGGAGCGTAAAACCTAGAGACACTAAATGGATAGCACATTGTTCTACTTTGAATGGCAGGAGTTCTGAGTCTGATTTTGTACAGTCATTTCTTCCACCTCAAATGAagttttgcaaaaataaaatattggatCAACAAATGTCAGCACAAGCTGCTTGCTTGTCTAATCTTGCTTTGAGGTGTGTGTACTTAGTCTGTGACTAGTTCTGTGCACTTCTGTAGAATTAGGGCTATACCAGGTAATTAGtgaagtttttctttaacattCTGTGTGCATGGAGAAGGTTGGGGAAAGCTTAGAGAACAGTGTTTTATCTTGCATGTAGAAAATATACAGCTGAGATTTTGTAGAACTTGGAAAATGAAGGAGGTGGTGTCTAGAGCATGATAACTAAATACTTCTGTCAGGTACATATCTACCTCTTCAGGAATCTTGGGCTCAAGACTGCCCCTCACTCACAAAATACTACTTCTTCCCCTTTCTATCTTGAGAAGCTGATTATATAGGCTCACAACTTGCCATATAATAAAATCTGTAAATGGCGGCACTAATAAATCTGTTCTTCATGAATATTTGATCATATGTTGCTTTATGTCTACTTTTTGTTTAAACAAGGGTTATGTTAAACAAAGTAGCTTTCCAAAGAAAACCCAGCATAGATGGGCTATTCTGTGGCCTTGTGTTAGATACTTAGTATTCAACACAACTTCACCACTTTTGACGCTTGGTGCTGGTACAGACATAGCTGTTTTATTTTGACAAGTAATAATTTCCCTTATATTAGCTTGGTATTGGTGTGACCACTAAGATGTCTGAAACAGTGATCACTCCAATGAGTTTCCCTGTTCCCTGTAACTAGCAAG is a window encoding:
- the EAF2 gene encoding ELL-associated factor 2 isoform X3; this translates as MRNATKVPNNIKNSPSKEKTFPSSPMDDIEQELKAEASIMDQLSSSDSSSDSKSSSSSSSSSENSSSDSEDEEMKPSLPMSMPYLQPQPTVSAIPQQAVPDKDASHNRSQESSGHMMNTLRNDLQLSESGSDSDD